The following proteins are encoded in a genomic region of Natronogracilivirga saccharolytica:
- a CDS encoding DUF4249 family protein: MKYPASIFQFEFYRSNIRFPLGPALLALLLTVAGCDLYGQDEYEEKYVVESYLIAHENMPQVNLSTTAPFGESYQFSERAVSEADVRIHRYNPDGERDRTYDYEEIRTGVYIPLQEQSFESVLPNHTYRLDIRIPDDNDHHIEAYSTVPDTFSVVEIIRDQSMYQSPQQLELRITRNRSGNRQNHFIFATEALDPKRENITPFWRDAIDDISEAVRIRTSIVNEENFDANPDGTLTLRLPWIGIAFFGENRISTFSIDDNTYDFFRSQSVQTGGGGGTLSPGEIQNIIYNIDGAIGLFGSMSGIEVEVTVDRPPFLRKTDPEKAGDHTDGLLRISSPFQGPEPWESSRER, translated from the coding sequence ATGAAATACCCGGCTTCCATATTCCAGTTCGAATTTTACCGGAGCAACATCCGCTTTCCACTTGGTCCGGCACTGCTGGCTTTGCTGCTCACTGTCGCCGGATGTGACTTGTACGGCCAGGACGAATACGAGGAGAAGTATGTGGTTGAAAGCTATCTCATCGCTCATGAAAATATGCCGCAGGTCAACCTGTCAACAACCGCTCCGTTCGGCGAATCCTACCAATTCAGCGAACGCGCGGTAAGCGAGGCCGATGTCCGGATCCACAGATACAATCCTGACGGAGAGCGGGACCGCACCTATGATTATGAGGAAATCAGAACGGGGGTTTACATTCCGCTTCAGGAACAAAGTTTTGAATCGGTTTTGCCCAATCACACCTATCGCCTGGATATCCGCATACCGGATGATAACGATCATCACATTGAGGCATACTCAACGGTTCCTGACACTTTTTCCGTAGTGGAAATCATCCGTGACCAGTCCATGTACCAGAGCCCGCAGCAGCTTGAGCTCCGCATTACCAGAAACCGGTCCGGAAACCGTCAGAACCATTTCATATTTGCAACCGAAGCTCTGGATCCCAAACGGGAGAACATAACCCCCTTCTGGCGGGACGCCATTGATGACATCTCAGAGGCTGTTCGTATCCGGACCTCCATCGTCAATGAGGAGAATTTCGACGCCAATCCGGACGGTACCCTGACGCTGCGTCTTCCGTGGATAGGTATCGCCTTTTTTGGAGAAAACCGGATCAGTACCTTCTCAATTGACGATAATACCTATGACTTTTTCCGCTCTCAGTCAGTGCAGACCGGTGGCGGCGGGGGGACACTTTCTCCGGGCGAAATCCAGAATATCATCTACAACATCGACGGAGCCATAGGCCTGTTTGGAAGCATGTCCGGCATTGAAGTAGAAGTGACCGTGGATCGCCCGCCTTTTCTGAGAAAAACGGATCCGGAAAAGGCCGGCGATCACACAGACGGATTACTCAGAATCAGTAGTCCCTTTCAAGGTCCAGAACCATGGGAGTCATCGCGGGAACGGTGA
- a CDS encoding glycoside hydrolase family 13 protein — MPKIYIPVVFIFLFLVSCTHTHAIETERVEPPFWWTGMKSSEVQLMVYGEDIALSRPAIDHPHVSLERIITVENPNYVFLNLEIGKQAEPGNVPITFTRDGSEHVYEYELKERRDNTNRHQGFDPTDVIYLIMPDRFSEGDPSISEIDDMYEGVDRDEPFARHGGDIQGIINNLDYIRDLGMTALWLNPILENDMPYDYSQQVGFYHGYAATDKYKVDRRFGSNEKFVEMVDKAHDKGLKVIMDMIHNHIGTHHWWMDDLPTSDWVHDQEEYGTTQFRTNTIMDPYASEADYENTVKAWFVDEMPDLNQRNELLANYLIQNTIWWIEYAGIDGIRMDTHPYPYPEYMAEWTRTVLEEYPDFNIVGEVWMPNVPTTAWWQYDFPTQSGYNSYLPSVTDFPLYNAITAGLNEDPGWDTGMYRIYLTLGQDFLYTDPWLNVIFVDNHDLDRFYSSIGEDYDKFRLGMTMIYTMRGIPQIYYGTEILKTGAGPDGLKRKDFPGGWEEDPIDAFTEEGRIELGEKRDRPIAEAYDFVRNLSWWRQDKPVIHYGDLTHFIPEENTYVYFRHDDEDKVMVIINADDEDLTLELDRFSEMLEGYGSGLEVITDEHIELGETLTVPAMTPMVLDLERDY; from the coding sequence ATGCCAAAAATATATATACCTGTTGTTTTCATTTTTCTGTTTCTGGTGTCCTGTACCCACACCCACGCCATAGAAACCGAACGTGTCGAACCACCGTTCTGGTGGACAGGCATGAAAAGCAGTGAGGTTCAGCTGATGGTCTATGGTGAGGATATCGCCCTGAGCCGTCCTGCGATTGATCACCCGCATGTGAGTCTCGAACGCATCATCACAGTAGAAAACCCCAACTATGTATTTCTCAACCTGGAAATCGGCAAGCAGGCCGAACCGGGGAATGTTCCCATCACATTCACGCGCGACGGCAGCGAACATGTTTATGAATACGAACTCAAGGAACGGCGCGACAACACCAACCGCCACCAGGGCTTCGACCCGACCGATGTGATCTATCTCATCATGCCGGACCGTTTTTCGGAAGGGGACCCCTCAATAAGTGAAATTGACGATATGTACGAAGGGGTTGACCGCGACGAACCCTTTGCCCGGCACGGAGGCGACATTCAGGGAATCATCAATAATCTGGATTACATCCGCGACCTCGGCATGACCGCTCTCTGGCTGAACCCGATCCTCGAAAACGATATGCCCTATGACTACAGCCAGCAAGTCGGGTTTTATCACGGGTACGCCGCTACCGACAAATACAAGGTGGACCGCCGGTTCGGGAGCAATGAAAAATTTGTGGAGATGGTCGACAAAGCCCATGACAAAGGCCTCAAGGTCATTATGGACATGATCCACAACCACATAGGCACGCATCACTGGTGGATGGATGACCTGCCGACCAGTGACTGGGTGCACGATCAGGAAGAGTACGGAACCACGCAATTCCGGACCAACACCATCATGGATCCGTACGCATCCGAGGCAGACTACGAGAATACGGTCAAAGCCTGGTTTGTGGATGAAATGCCGGACCTCAATCAGCGCAATGAGCTGCTGGCCAACTACCTCATCCAGAATACCATCTGGTGGATCGAATATGCCGGAATTGACGGAATCCGGATGGATACGCACCCTTATCCCTATCCGGAATACATGGCCGAGTGGACGCGGACGGTTCTGGAAGAGTATCCTGATTTCAATATTGTAGGTGAAGTATGGATGCCGAATGTCCCCACTACCGCCTGGTGGCAGTACGATTTTCCCACACAGTCCGGATATAACTCATACCTGCCGAGTGTCACCGATTTTCCGTTGTACAATGCCATAACCGCGGGTCTGAACGAAGATCCGGGATGGGATACCGGAATGTACCGGATCTACCTCACGCTTGGTCAGGATTTTCTCTATACCGACCCCTGGCTGAATGTCATTTTTGTCGATAATCATGATCTGGATCGTTTCTATTCAAGTATCGGTGAAGATTACGACAAATTCCGCCTCGGTATGACCATGATCTACACCATGCGTGGAATTCCGCAGATTTATTACGGAACGGAGATCCTGAAAACAGGTGCCGGTCCGGACGGACTCAAGCGCAAAGATTTTCCGGGCGGATGGGAAGAAGATCCGATAGATGCATTTACCGAAGAGGGGCGCATTGAACTGGGCGAAAAACGGGACCGGCCGATAGCCGAAGCCTACGATTTTGTGCGCAATCTTTCCTGGTGGCGCCAGGACAAACCGGTGATCCATTATGGTGATCTCACCCACTTCATTCCGGAGGAGAATACCTATGTCTATTTCCGTCACGATGACGAAGACAAGGTGATGGTCATTATCAATGCGGATGACGAAGACTTGACTCTGGAACTTGATCGCTTCTCAGAAATGCTGGAAGGGTACGGTTCCGGGCTGGAAGTAATCACCGATGAACACATCGAGCTCGGTGAAACGCTCACCGTTCCCGCGATGACTCCCATGGTTCTGGACCTTGAAAGGGACTACTGA
- a CDS encoding DUF4159 domain-containing protein codes for MVLRISFLVALLWTLPLLAPPAHANASGSSADNEPEPEVVRDEDKIRIARLQYRGGGDWYSSPTALPNMIRFAREQVPLPLYAEEDDISLGSRDIFNYPMLFMTGHGHIDVNSSEMDNLRQYLENGGFLYVDDDYGFDEFVRPILKDIFPDEEFFELPADHMIYRNVFEFPEGRPPKVHEHDGKPPQAFAVYRNGRMVLLYTYESNPADGWAYDQHDNPEEIVQSALRFGVNMLVYVFTQSS; via the coding sequence ATGGTTTTAAGAATCAGCTTTTTAGTTGCCCTTTTGTGGACACTGCCGCTGCTTGCTCCGCCGGCGCATGCCAACGCTTCAGGCAGCTCTGCGGACAACGAACCGGAACCTGAAGTGGTCCGGGATGAGGACAAAATCCGCATTGCCCGGCTGCAGTATCGTGGCGGGGGTGACTGGTACTCCTCACCAACGGCACTGCCCAACATGATCCGCTTTGCCAGAGAGCAGGTTCCCCTGCCGCTTTACGCCGAAGAAGACGACATTTCCCTCGGAAGCCGTGACATATTCAACTATCCCATGCTATTCATGACCGGACACGGCCACATCGATGTCAATTCATCAGAAATGGATAACCTTCGCCAATACCTTGAGAACGGCGGATTCCTTTATGTTGATGACGATTACGGTTTTGATGAGTTTGTACGGCCCATCCTGAAAGACATTTTTCCGGATGAAGAATTCTTCGAACTTCCGGCCGACCACATGATCTACCGCAATGTATTTGAGTTTCCGGAAGGACGACCGCCCAAAGTGCATGAGCACGACGGCAAGCCTCCGCAGGCATTTGCGGTATACCGTAACGGCCGCATGGTGCTGCTGTACACCTACGAATCCAACCCCGCCGACGGCTGGGCTTACGACCAGCACGACAACCCCGAAGAAATTGTTCAAAGCGCGCTCAGGTTCGGAGTGAATATGCTGGTTTATGTGTTTACACAAAGTAGCTGA
- the rpiB gene encoding ribose 5-phosphate isomerase B, with protein sequence MIIPIASDHAGYEAKSIVKKILDERDITTVDYGTNSKDSVDYPDFASLVAQAVNNGDHKLGILICGTGQGMCMTANKFPRVRAALAWNEDIARLSREHNKANILCLPGQFMNEEQLKSIIHTWLESEFEGGRHQRRIEKIETSKEDN encoded by the coding sequence ATGATTATCCCGATTGCATCCGACCATGCGGGCTATGAAGCCAAAAGCATCGTAAAAAAAATACTTGATGAAAGGGATATTACAACTGTTGATTACGGAACCAATTCGAAAGATTCCGTTGATTATCCCGATTTTGCATCCCTGGTCGCACAGGCTGTGAACAATGGTGATCACAAGCTGGGTATTCTCATATGCGGGACCGGACAGGGAATGTGCATGACAGCCAACAAGTTTCCGCGTGTCAGGGCAGCTCTGGCATGGAATGAGGACATAGCGAGGCTGTCTCGTGAACACAACAAGGCAAACATTTTGTGCCTGCCCGGTCAGTTCATGAATGAGGAGCAGCTGAAATCAATTATCCATACCTGGCTGGAAAGTGAATTTGAAGGCGGCCGCCATCAGCGCCGCATTGAAAAGATTGAAACATCCAAAGAAGACAACTGA
- the glyA gene encoding serine hydroxymethyltransferase: MKRLKEQDPEVFNLIEKETDRQNNGLELIASENFVTKAVMEAMGSTLTNKYAEGLPGKRYYGGCKYVDIIEDLARDRAKILYNADWVNVQPHSGATANAAVYLTFLKPGDTLLGLDLSHGGHLTHGSPVNFSGITYNAEFYGVEKETGRLDMNMIRDKAKKIKPKMISIGASAYPRDFDYEAFRNIADEVGAFLWMDMAHTAGLIATKLLNNPLPYAHVVSTTTHKTLRGPRGGMLLIGRDSENTLGKVAPKSGRVKNWSELLDSAVFPGTQGGPLMHVIAAKAVAFGEALQKDFVRYQEQVISNSKAMAARFLEMDYDLVSGGTDNHLMLVDLRNKGITGKDAEEALGRADLTVNKNMVPFDDKSPFVTSGIRIGTPAMTTRGLGNEEFRRIAELMDLVITNPGQESVISKVRDEVHEMCERYPLYDFVTV, encoded by the coding sequence ATGAAGCGTCTTAAAGAACAAGATCCCGAAGTTTTCAACCTTATCGAAAAAGAGACCGACCGGCAAAACAATGGTCTGGAACTCATCGCTTCGGAAAATTTTGTCACCAAAGCAGTCATGGAGGCCATGGGCTCCACGCTTACAAACAAATATGCCGAGGGCCTTCCCGGAAAGCGTTACTATGGCGGCTGCAAATATGTCGATATCATCGAAGATCTGGCCCGTGACCGGGCGAAAATTCTTTACAATGCCGACTGGGTCAATGTTCAGCCGCATTCCGGCGCCACTGCCAATGCAGCCGTCTATCTCACGTTTCTGAAACCCGGCGACACCCTTCTGGGGCTTGATCTCTCCCACGGCGGACACCTGACACATGGTTCTCCTGTCAACTTCTCGGGAATAACCTATAATGCCGAGTTCTATGGCGTCGAAAAAGAAACCGGCCGGCTCGACATGAATATGATTCGCGACAAGGCGAAAAAGATCAAGCCGAAAATGATCTCCATCGGAGCTTCGGCTTACCCGAGGGATTTTGACTACGAAGCTTTCCGCAACATAGCCGATGAAGTCGGTGCGTTCTTGTGGATGGATATGGCTCATACGGCCGGACTCATTGCCACAAAACTGCTCAATAATCCGCTTCCGTATGCCCATGTGGTATCCACAACCACGCACAAAACACTGCGGGGGCCGCGCGGGGGCATGCTGCTGATCGGAAGGGACAGCGAAAATACACTCGGCAAGGTGGCTCCGAAATCCGGAAGAGTGAAAAACTGGAGCGAGCTGCTCGACTCGGCCGTGTTTCCCGGCACACAAGGCGGACCGTTGATGCATGTCATTGCTGCCAAAGCCGTTGCATTCGGAGAAGCACTCCAGAAAGATTTTGTCCGTTATCAGGAACAGGTAATCAGCAACAGCAAGGCTATGGCGGCACGCTTTCTTGAAATGGATTACGACCTGGTTAGCGGAGGAACGGATAACCACCTGATGCTGGTCGACTTGCGCAACAAGGGAATCACCGGCAAGGATGCGGAGGAAGCGCTGGGACGTGCGGATCTGACCGTCAACAAAAATATGGTTCCTTTCGACGACAAGAGTCCCTTCGTTACGTCGGGCATACGGATCGGCACACCTGCGATGACCACACGCGGTTTGGGCAATGAAGAATTCAGGCGCATCGCCGAACTGATGGACCTGGTCATCACCAATCCCGGACAGGAATCCGTCATCAGCAAAGTCCGTGATGAGGTACATGAAATGTGCGAACGCTATCCGTTGTACGATTTCGTTACAGTTTAG
- the tatC gene encoding twin-arginine translocase subunit TatC: MATAEATERQVMGDTPPRAASPGLPEEMSFLDHLEEFRWRILKGLMGIGIGVIVAFFFSDFIMDKVLLGPAKGDFFMYQLVGINAGDLDLQNRRLPGQFFTYWGTLLVVGFIIGVPAFFYQLWAFIAPALEPGERKGTRFVVFNITMLFIMGVAFGYLILTPFAVQFFSNFQISESVRNDIDINAYFSALTLWSLSSGLIFQLPMVSYILSKIGLLTPELLRKHRKWAIIVCFILAAFLTPPDPISQLIIAFPLLLLYQLGIYISKVVNRKRDREIFGAEGRPE, encoded by the coding sequence ATGGCAACAGCTGAAGCTACAGAAAGGCAGGTGATGGGCGACACTCCTCCCAGGGCAGCATCACCCGGTCTGCCCGAAGAAATGTCGTTCCTGGATCACCTCGAAGAGTTTCGGTGGCGTATACTCAAGGGACTGATGGGTATAGGTATTGGTGTCATTGTAGCATTCTTCTTTTCGGATTTCATCATGGACAAGGTGCTGCTGGGGCCGGCCAAGGGAGATTTCTTCATGTATCAGCTGGTCGGAATCAATGCCGGTGACCTTGACCTGCAGAACCGGCGGTTGCCCGGACAGTTTTTCACCTACTGGGGTACATTGCTGGTGGTCGGTTTTATAATCGGCGTCCCGGCATTCTTCTATCAGCTCTGGGCCTTTATTGCTCCGGCGCTGGAACCCGGCGAACGAAAAGGAACCCGTTTTGTCGTCTTCAACATTACCATGCTCTTCATAATGGGCGTTGCATTCGGCTACCTGATCCTCACACCCTTTGCCGTGCAGTTTTTCAGCAACTTCCAGATTTCCGAGTCGGTTCGCAACGACATCGATATCAACGCCTACTTTTCTGCGCTGACCCTATGGAGCCTTTCAAGCGGCTTGATATTTCAGTTGCCCATGGTGAGTTACATCCTCTCGAAAATCGGACTTCTTACTCCTGAATTACTCAGAAAGCACCGGAAGTGGGCAATCATCGTTTGCTTCATACTGGCCGCTTTTCTGACCCCGCCCGACCCCATTTCCCAGCTGATCATCGCTTTCCCGCTTCTGTTGCTCTACCAGCTGGGCATCTACATCAGCAAAGTAGTCAACCGCAAGCGCGACCGGGAAATATTCGGAGCCGAAGGACGGCCGGAATAA
- a CDS encoding thioredoxin domain-containing protein — MPQKQDNSGTSGPQRQPNRLIHETSPYLQQHAWNPVDWYPWGDEALEKARQENRMIFLSIGYSSCHWCHVMERESFEDEQVARILNKHFVNIKVDREERPDVDALYMEALQMMTGQGGWPLNVWLTPGQVPVFAGTYFPPQDYHGRPGFTSVIMKLASVYEQQPDKVRKQAEEMQTALKNDIYDRLDPAPVSVEQLEKAVERYSAAYDEDYGGFSDAPKFPTAMGIGFLLRQSRRPGSEKARDMAVHSLEAMIKGGIYDQAGGGFHRYSTDRKWLVPHFEKMLYDNALLLPVLAEAAVITGNPLFADTARETLAFLNREMRHPDGAYYSALDADTDGVEGKFYTYTYSELQSVLDEDELNLVSEHYGVTPEGNWEGVSILHRSTPLSDIAGRNNTTVEMLRAKLEKAKEKLLRYRNQRTRPGLDDKIITSWNAMMLIALCRCSRLIDHPSDDAVALGSFLSGRVVRGNMVYRIVDKDDNVRQPGFLDDYALLCEAFSHLFELTGEPRWLALSVRLARQLKEQFYDENKNAFDFSAQDRSDLISGTRDIFDNAVPGGNSAAISALYRTGQLAGVPEWTRLAVAATEPLAEIAGEHAPAFGYLLQVMHRHRHPGFEIIIVPASTDKKSDEKSDGSGTVGGPAAFGDTTGKMVHLWRDNFDPGSYLVILQEKDAEGKIKKQTKDPSRPKSSPAEPDANGDLAQTGFFSLYDDKKLRNGKTTAYICRDFQCRKPVNTPEEFEEQLSDT; from the coding sequence ATGCCGCAAAAGCAGGACAACTCCGGGACATCCGGACCGCAAAGGCAACCCAACCGTCTCATCCATGAGACCTCCCCCTACCTGCAGCAGCACGCATGGAACCCCGTAGACTGGTACCCCTGGGGGGATGAAGCCCTTGAGAAAGCCCGGCAGGAAAACCGGATGATCTTCCTCAGTATCGGCTACTCCAGCTGTCACTGGTGTCACGTCATGGAACGGGAATCGTTCGAAGATGAGCAGGTGGCCCGAATCCTCAACAAGCATTTTGTAAATATCAAAGTTGACCGTGAAGAGCGGCCGGATGTGGATGCCCTCTACATGGAGGCGCTTCAGATGATGACCGGTCAGGGCGGATGGCCGCTCAATGTCTGGCTGACCCCCGGTCAGGTCCCCGTATTTGCCGGCACGTACTTTCCTCCGCAGGATTATCACGGCAGACCGGGCTTTACCAGTGTCATCATGAAACTTGCATCGGTTTATGAACAGCAACCCGACAAGGTCCGCAAACAGGCAGAAGAGATGCAGACTGCCCTGAAAAACGACATTTATGACCGGCTTGATCCGGCTCCGGTTTCCGTCGAGCAGCTTGAAAAAGCCGTTGAGCGTTACTCGGCAGCTTACGATGAAGATTACGGCGGGTTCTCCGACGCCCCGAAGTTTCCCACGGCAATGGGAATCGGATTTCTGCTAAGGCAAAGCCGGCGTCCTGGTTCGGAAAAAGCCCGTGATATGGCCGTACACAGTCTGGAAGCCATGATCAAAGGCGGAATCTATGACCAGGCAGGAGGCGGCTTCCACAGATACAGCACCGACCGGAAATGGCTTGTCCCGCACTTCGAAAAAATGCTGTACGATAATGCATTGCTGCTTCCCGTGCTTGCTGAAGCCGCCGTGATCACCGGAAATCCCCTCTTCGCCGATACCGCCCGCGAAACACTTGCCTTCCTGAATCGTGAAATGCGTCACCCGGATGGCGCCTATTATTCGGCACTTGATGCTGACACAGACGGTGTTGAAGGAAAGTTTTACACCTACACTTACAGCGAACTGCAATCGGTACTTGACGAAGATGAATTAAACCTGGTGTCAGAACACTACGGAGTCACTCCCGAGGGCAACTGGGAAGGTGTCTCAATTCTGCATCGCAGCACTCCGCTTTCGGATATCGCCGGACGGAATAACACCACTGTTGAGATGCTCCGGGCAAAACTGGAAAAAGCCAAAGAAAAGCTGCTGCGTTACCGGAACCAAAGAACACGGCCCGGGCTGGATGACAAGATTATCACTTCCTGGAATGCCATGATGCTCATTGCACTGTGCCGGTGCAGCCGACTGATTGACCACCCGTCCGATGATGCCGTTGCCCTTGGTTCATTTCTGTCCGGCAGGGTTGTCCGTGGAAATATGGTTTACCGCATAGTCGACAAAGACGATAACGTCAGGCAGCCGGGTTTTCTGGATGATTATGCACTGCTTTGCGAGGCGTTTTCGCATCTCTTTGAGCTTACAGGCGAGCCGCGGTGGCTGGCACTTTCGGTCCGGCTCGCGCGGCAACTCAAAGAACAGTTTTACGACGAAAACAAAAATGCATTTGACTTCAGCGCGCAGGACCGCTCCGATCTGATATCCGGCACGCGGGATATTTTTGACAATGCCGTTCCGGGCGGCAACTCCGCTGCAATCTCGGCACTCTATCGCACCGGACAGCTGGCCGGTGTTCCGGAATGGACGCGTCTCGCAGTTGCTGCAACGGAGCCGCTGGCCGAAATCGCGGGCGAACATGCTCCGGCTTTCGGATATTTGCTTCAGGTTATGCACCGCCACCGGCATCCCGGATTTGAGATCATTATCGTCCCGGCTTCAACAGATAAGAAATCAGATGAAAAATCTGATGGTTCCGGGACGGTCGGCGGTCCGGCGGCCTTCGGTGATACCACAGGAAAGATGGTACATCTGTGGAGGGATAACTTCGATCCTGGTTCTTATCTTGTCATCCTGCAGGAAAAAGATGCTGAGGGAAAAATAAAAAAACAGACAAAGGATCCGTCCCGACCCAAATCATCACCGGCTGAACCAGATGCAAACGGTGACCTGGCACAAACCGGTTTTTTCTCACTATATGACGATAAAAAGTTGCGAAATGGCAAAACAACAGCGTACATTTGCCGTGATTTCCAATGCAGAAAGCCGGTAAACACGCCGGAAGAATTTGAAGAGCAGTTAAGTGACACGTGA
- a CDS encoding FKBP-type peptidyl-prolyl cis-trans isomerase yields the protein MLKTNTTRIPFFLTLIAGLIIVASACDDNGFNTVTYDEIGPYDTTGVQRFESDQGLIIYFHEEGDGDIIAESHDVRIRYTGRTPDGEIFDSSFRNGVDSPTTLRVGGMVRGFIQGLAGVPVDGQRMHAAREGSQRTLVIPPELGYGNSSHQLNEDTLIFDIDVVSITSD from the coding sequence ATGCTAAAGACCAACACTACAAGAATTCCGTTTTTTCTGACACTCATCGCCGGTCTCATCATTGTGGCTTCGGCCTGTGACGACAACGGTTTCAACACCGTCACCTATGATGAAATCGGCCCGTACGATACTACAGGTGTGCAGCGATTTGAATCTGATCAGGGGCTTATTATTTACTTTCATGAAGAAGGAGACGGCGATATCATTGCCGAGAGTCATGATGTCCGCATTCGTTACACCGGGCGCACACCCGACGGTGAAATATTCGACAGTTCGTTCCGCAACGGAGTGGACTCACCCACGACCCTCCGTGTAGGCGGCATGGTCAGAGGATTCATACAGGGGCTTGCCGGTGTTCCCGTTGACGGACAACGCATGCACGCAGCCCGGGAAGGCAGCCAGCGCACTCTTGTCATCCCACCCGAGCTGGGTTACGGAAACTCTAGCCACCAGCTTAATGAGGACACACTGATTTTTGATATCGATGTCGTCAGCATCACTTCCGACTGA
- the alr gene encoding alanine racemase, with product MNTPEYPFNNSYIEVDREVLRNNARYLQANLNEGVRTMAVVKADAYGHGAAEVCRTVGRFYDRFAVANVTEAVELRKSGVTHPILVFGVPTSRMAKAYKEFDLTAVISANDHFELLEPGTTCHVEIDTGMGRLGMSVNRLEELRDKVDAFSGGEKKLHIEGIMTHFATADEKDTRYIEHQKEQIGRLRSVFNNVLPVHAANSAASLAHPDTHFDMVRHGIALYGYDPSPDPGTGLHPAMKWKSSVAQCKKIRKGESISYGATWQAPEDGYYAVVPAGYADGYRRNLSGMMPVLIEGNWYRQVGRVTMDYVMIWLGKDAHEPGTEVLLMGGERNHAGLWAEAMDTIPYEICCGIHPKVPRKMV from the coding sequence GTGAATACTCCGGAATACCCGTTTAACAACTCATATATTGAAGTGGACAGAGAAGTCTTGCGGAACAATGCAAGGTACCTGCAGGCCAATCTGAATGAAGGGGTCCGCACCATGGCTGTTGTCAAGGCTGATGCCTACGGACATGGTGCTGCAGAAGTTTGCCGGACCGTCGGGCGGTTTTATGACAGGTTTGCGGTTGCCAATGTGACCGAGGCAGTCGAGCTGCGCAAATCGGGCGTCACTCATCCCATACTGGTTTTCGGGGTACCGACGTCCCGCATGGCAAAGGCGTACAAAGAGTTTGACCTCACGGCGGTCATCAGTGCAAATGATCATTTTGAACTGCTCGAGCCCGGAACAACCTGTCATGTCGAGATAGATACGGGGATGGGCCGGCTGGGAATGTCCGTAAACCGGCTGGAGGAGCTGAGGGACAAAGTGGATGCCTTTTCCGGCGGCGAAAAAAAGCTGCACATCGAAGGGATTATGACACATTTTGCAACGGCTGATGAAAAGGATACCCGCTACATCGAACATCAGAAAGAACAGATTGGCCGACTGCGTTCGGTATTTAACAATGTGCTGCCTGTCCATGCGGCAAACTCGGCCGCATCGCTTGCCCATCCCGACACTCATTTTGACATGGTGAGGCACGGAATTGCGCTGTATGGATATGACCCGTCACCCGACCCGGGCACAGGACTTCATCCGGCCATGAAATGGAAAAGTTCTGTAGCCCAGTGCAAAAAAATCAGAAAGGGTGAATCCATTAGCTATGGCGCGACCTGGCAGGCGCCGGAGGACGGTTATTACGCTGTAGTTCCGGCCGGGTATGCTGACGGCTATCGAAGAAACCTGTCAGGAATGATGCCGGTTCTGATTGAAGGCAATTGGTATCGCCAGGTCGGCCGGGTGACCATGGATTACGTAATGATATGGCTTGGAAAGGATGCCCATGAACCCGGTACGGAAGTGCTTCTCATGGGCGGCGAACGCAACCACGCTGGTCTGTGGGCCGAGGCAATGGATACCATCCCGTATGAAATATGCTGTGGCATCCATCCCAAAGTGCCCCGGAAAATGGTTTGA